From a single Falco naumanni isolate bFalNau1 chromosome 17, bFalNau1.pat, whole genome shotgun sequence genomic region:
- the OARD1 gene encoding ADP-ribose glycohydrolase OARD1 isoform X2: MSGSSPRDAFILLLQASLKAGHFLGGLSRWSPAGTEGRAWQPPAPQRALCPGGAARGRRHSAPRCAERRRERPPHPRVRGRGGSGLPHLPLAGRGGGEGGGGGAARAARGPSVSWAGGEPHPLRSPRPAGGGRGPAGSRPSGPAREACPRRGGRARRAPPLRGPGRARAFSSIAAALGPAPAPPAAGAFTIAHVTMATHLSKDHEERIKCVKGDLFSCPQTDALAHCISEDCRMGAGIAVLFKKKFGGVQELLDQRE, from the exons ATGTCAGGGAGTTCACCCAGGGAcgcttttattttgttgctgcaAGCCAGCCTCAAAGCTGGTCATTTTCTCGGCGGGCTGAGCAGGTGGAGCCCTGCCGGGACGGAGGGGAGggcctggcagcccccagccccgcaaAGGGCACTTTGTCCTGGCGGAGCAGCACGTGGCCGGCGACATTCGGCGCCCAGGTGCGCTGAGAGGAGGCGGGAGCgccccccgcacccccgggtgaggggaagggggggcagCGGCCTGCCCCACCTCCCActggcagggcggggggggggggaaggaggaggaggaggagcagcccGGGCTGCCCGCGGCCCATCTGTCAGCTGGGCCGGCGGGGAGCCTCACCCGctccgctccccccgcccggccggTGGAGGGCGGGGCCCTGCCGGCTCCCGTCCCAGCGGCCCCGCACGGGAGGCCTGTCCCCGCCGCGGaggccgggcccgccgcgcgCCTCCCCTCCGCGGCCCAGGCCGCGCCCGCGCCTTCTCCTCCATCGCAGCCGCCCTCGGCCCCGCGCCAGCACCTCCCG ctgcaggagccttCACCATAGCCCACGTTACCATGGCCACCCACTTGTCCAAGGATCACGAGGAGAGA ATCAAGTGTGTTAAGGGGGACCTTTTCTCATGCCCCCAGACGGACGCATTGGCTCATTGCATCAGTGAGGACTGTCGCATGGGTGCAGGCATAGCtgttctttttaagaaaaagtttgGAGGCGTACAAGAGCTGTTGGATCAACGTGAGTGA
- the OARD1 gene encoding ADP-ribose glycohydrolase OARD1 isoform X3, which yields MWGALGRFFVAQAQAQRIVLRTAPAAAGAFTIAHVTMATHLSKDHEERIKCVKGDLFSCPQTDALAHCISEDCRMGAGIAVLFKKKFGGVQELLDQQKKTGEVAVLRRDDRYIYYLITKKKVSHKPTYETMRKSLEAMKAHCLNNGVTDISMPRIGCGLDRLEWDKVSAILGEVFEDTDIKITVYTL from the exons atgtggggAGCGCTGGGGAGGTTCTTCGTGGCGCAAGCCCAGGCCCAGCGGATCGTTCTTCGCACCGCGCCCGCGG ctgcaggagccttCACCATAGCCCACGTTACCATGGCCACCCACTTGTCCAAGGATCACGAGGAGAGA ATCAAGTGTGTTAAGGGGGACCTTTTCTCATGCCCCCAGACGGACGCATTGGCTCATTGCATCAGTGAGGACTGTCGCATGGGTGCAGGCATAGCtgttctttttaagaaaaagtttgGAGGCGTACAAGAGCTGTTGGATCAAC aaaagaagACTGGGGAGGTGGCAGTTCTCCGAAGAGACGACCGATACATTTACTACCTG ATTACGAAGAAGAAAGTTTCTCACAAACCAACATATGAGACTATGCGAAAGAGTTTAGAAGCCATGAAAGCTCACTGTCTGAACAATGGAGTTACTGACATTTCCATGCCTAG GATTGGATGTGGACTTGACCGCCTGGAATGGGATAAAGTTTCAGCAATACTTGGGGAAGTGTTTGAAGACACAGATATAAAGATCACAGTTTACACGCTGTGA
- the OARD1 gene encoding ADP-ribose glycohydrolase OARD1 isoform X1 has protein sequence MATHLSKDHEERIKCVKGDLFSCPQTDALAHCISEDCRMGAGIAVLFKKKFGGVQELLDQQKKTGEVAVLRRDDRYIYYLITKKKVSHKPTYETMRKSLEAMKAHCLNNGVTDISMPRIGCGLDRLEWDKVSAILGEVFEDTDIKITVYTL, from the exons ATGGCCACCCACTTGTCCAAGGATCACGAGGAGAGA ATCAAGTGTGTTAAGGGGGACCTTTTCTCATGCCCCCAGACGGACGCATTGGCTCATTGCATCAGTGAGGACTGTCGCATGGGTGCAGGCATAGCtgttctttttaagaaaaagtttgGAGGCGTACAAGAGCTGTTGGATCAAC aaaagaagACTGGGGAGGTGGCAGTTCTCCGAAGAGACGACCGATACATTTACTACCTG ATTACGAAGAAGAAAGTTTCTCACAAACCAACATATGAGACTATGCGAAAGAGTTTAGAAGCCATGAAAGCTCACTGTCTGAACAATGGAGTTACTGACATTTCCATGCCTAG GATTGGATGTGGACTTGACCGCCTGGAATGGGATAAAGTTTCAGCAATACTTGGGGAAGTGTTTGAAGACACAGATATAAAGATCACAGTTTACACGCTGTGA
- the OARD1 gene encoding ADP-ribose glycohydrolase OARD1 isoform X4 produces the protein MGAGIAVLFKKKFGGVQELLDQQKKTGEVAVLRRDDRYIYYLITKKKVSHKPTYETMRKSLEAMKAHCLNNGVTDISMPRIGCGLDRLEWDKVSAILGEVFEDTDIKITVYTL, from the exons ATGGGTGCAGGCATAGCtgttctttttaagaaaaagtttgGAGGCGTACAAGAGCTGTTGGATCAAC aaaagaagACTGGGGAGGTGGCAGTTCTCCGAAGAGACGACCGATACATTTACTACCTG ATTACGAAGAAGAAAGTTTCTCACAAACCAACATATGAGACTATGCGAAAGAGTTTAGAAGCCATGAAAGCTCACTGTCTGAACAATGGAGTTACTGACATTTCCATGCCTAG GATTGGATGTGGACTTGACCGCCTGGAATGGGATAAAGTTTCAGCAATACTTGGGGAAGTGTTTGAAGACACAGATATAAAGATCACAGTTTACACGCTGTGA